The following is a genomic window from Crossiella equi.
TCGCGCCCCGCTCGTCGGTGAGCAGCTGGTCGCCGCCCAGGCGGAAGGTGCCGGTGCGCTCGCCGGGCGCGATCACCGCGGCCGGGGACAGGTAGGTCCAGTCCAGGTCGGTGACCTCGCGCAGCCGGTTGAGCAGGTGGCCCTGTGCGGTGGCCTCGGCCTTGTACTGCTCGGGGAAGCCGGGGGTGTCCAGCAGCGCGGAGTCCCCGACCCGCAGCGAACCGGCGCCGCCGACGACCAGCACGCGCCGCACCCCCGCCTGGCGGATGCCAGCCAGGAAGGCCGTGTACAGGGCGGCGAAGCGGTCCTGGGGGTCGCTGCCGTCGCGCGGCGGGGCCAGCGCGGAGACC
Proteins encoded in this region:
- a CDS encoding NAD(P)-dependent oxidoreductase, producing the protein MKIVLFGATGMVGSRIAAEAEDRGHEVLAVSRSGKSPVDSPRVRAAEADATDSARVAELVRGADVVVSALAPPRDGSDPQDRFAALYTAFLAGIRQAGVRRVLVVGGAGSLRVGDSALLDTPGFPEQYKAEATAQGHLLNRLREVTDLDWTYLSPAAVIAPGERTGTFRLGGDQLLTDERGASEISAEDYAIALVDEAERGAHKQARISVAY